One genomic window of Dermacentor andersoni chromosome 8, qqDerAnde1_hic_scaffold, whole genome shotgun sequence includes the following:
- the LOC126529220 gene encoding allatostatin-A receptor-like → MEEAVTVLRSTTSPYAPNGSDNALLIPPAAKLPANPLAALTSFLTLLAQNTLLGILTAAPCNGTAGPCQAGVSENLSSSTFLNRQEHAEYDSDGDTKTVEEVLAIAVPILFGAIAVIGFFGNALVVLVVLCDPQMRSTTNNLIINLAMADLLFIVFCVPFTGWDYTLNYWPFGDAWCRIVQYLVIVCAYASIYTLVLMSLDRFLAVVHPITSMSIRTERNANLAILFTWVVILAACVPALFAHGVVLIEDSYSACTFRTDMGYNIVAFQISFFMSSFVVPLAIVFVLYLLMLKRLWLAAAPGGRISAESMRSKKRVTRLVVVVVVVFALCWCPVQVVLVLKSVDLYGRTMNAPRIVVQIASQILAYTNSCVNPFLYAFLSDNFRKSFRKVICCGRKASHVGGSSSCKGRSRAIADEAERTRKESSAACVAKLSKVSNDIL, encoded by the coding sequence ATGGAGGAAGCCGTGACAGTTCTGCGGTCAACGACCTCGCCCTACGCGCCGAACGGTAGCGACAACGCCCTTCTGATCCCTCCCGCTGCCAAACTGCCAGCGAATCCACTGGCGGCACTGACCTCCTTTCTGACCCTACTGGCGCAAAATACGTTATTGGGCATCCTCACCGCGGCACCTTGCAATGGAACTGCTGGACCATGTCAGGCAGGAGTGAGCGAAAACTTATCCAGCTCCACGTTCCTGAACCGCCAGGAGCACGCCGAGTACGACAGTGACGGAGACACCAAGACGGTGGAAGAGGTGCTCGCCATCGCCGTGCCCATACTGTTCGGCGCCATCGCCGTGATCGGGTTCTTCGGCaacgctctcgtggttctcgtcgTTCTCTGCGACCCGCAAATGCGCTCGACCACGAACAACCTCATCATCAACCTCGCCATGGCCGACCTGCTCTTCATCGTCTTCTGCGTCCCCTTCACCGGTTGGGACTACACCCTCAACTACTGGCCGTTCGGCGATGCCTGGTGTCGGATCGTCCAGTACCTCGTCATCGTGTGCGCGTACGCCAGCATCTACACGCTGGTCCTGATGTCCCTGGACAGGTTCCTCGCCGTCGTCCATCCCATCACCTCCATGTCCATAAGGACCGAGAGGAACGCCAACCTGGCCATACTCTTCACCTGGGTCGTCATCCTGGCCGCCTGCGTGCCGGCGCTCTTCGCCCACGGGGTCGTGCTCATCGAGGACTCCTACTCGGCCTGCACCTTCCGCACCGACATGGGGTACAACATAGTCGCCTTCCAGATATCCTTCTTCATGTCGTCGTTCGTCGTCCCCTTGGCCATCGTGTTCGTGCTGTATCTCCTGATGCTGAAGAGGCTGTGGCTCGCCGCCGCTCCCGGAGGCCGCATCAGCGCCGAGAGCATGCGCTCCAAGAAGCGAGTCACCCGGCTCGTCGTGGTCGTCGTGGTGGTGTTCGCGCTGTGCTGGTGTCCGGTGCAGGTGGTGCTGGTGCTGAAGAGCGTCGACCTGTACGGCAGGACGATGAACGCGCCGCGCATCGTGGTCCAGATCGCGTCGCAGATCCTCGCCTACACCAACTCGTGCGTGAATCCGTTCCTGTACGCGTTCCTCTCGGACAACTTCCGCAAGAGCTTCCGCAAGGTGATCTGCTGCGGTCGCAAGGCGTCGCACGTCGGCGGGTCGTCGTCGTGCAAGGGCCGATCGCGCGCCATCGCCGACGAAGCTGAGAGAACGAGGAAGGAGAGCTCGGCTGCCTGCGTCGCGAAACTGTCCAAGGTGTCCAACGACATACTGTGA